Part of the Woronichinia naegeliana WA131 genome, AATAGATGCGTTTGATGGAGTCAAAAGCAAGAGGGCAAAGAATTTTCAAGCCTATTTGACGAAGCATTATCAGCGTATCCCTGATTACCAATACTATCAACAGCTTGGTATTGTGATTGGTTCTGGTGATGTGGAGTCTAAGATTAAACAGGTGGGAGCTAGGGTTAAATTGTCGGGAGCACGTTGGCATCTTCATAATGTTTCTCGTATTCTTCGGCTACGATGTGCTTATCTCAATCACTCTCCTCTTTTGAGTGTCAATGTATTATCTTAAGTGGGATGCACCCATTGACAGTAGAACAACAATTAACAGAGAAATATTCTCCCTCAAAAACTAATTTTAAACAGCCTTGCCCCAGTTGTGGCTCTTATCACACTATTAAGAATAGTTCTGCTCATCATGGTAAGCCCAAAAATCAATGTAAAGACTGGGGTCGCCAGTTTGTTATTAATCCTAGTCAGAAGATAGTTTCTGAGGAGACAAAACAATTAATTGATAGGCTCTTGCTAGAGCGAATTTCTCTACAGGGCATTGCGGGGCATTGAAAGAGTCAAAGGAGTAAGTTGGTCATGGTTACAAAATTATGTGAAGGTAAATTGTTAAGGGGTTTTGATTGAGAATGAATTTGGTGGGTCATAATTGAGTTTTCACCTTATTATTGATATTTTTATTATAAGCAGAATTTAAGGTTGCGATCGCAGTTTCTTTTTCTGCACAAGGGCGGATCCGCCTATAATCAAAATTATTGTTGGGTTAAGCCGTTATGACTACCACTCCTAAAGCAACTGTCACCTATAGTATTGAAGACATCCTCGCCCGTATTGAGGATAAGATAGATGCGCGTTTCGAGAAAGTTGATCGCCAATTAACGGAGATAAACCAACGGTTAACTAAACTGGAGGTGGGACAGGCTGAGTTGTCGGGAGATATTAAGGCTCTTGATGAAAGATTATCAGGAGAAATAAAAGCTCTTGATGAACGGTTATCGGGAGATATTAAGACGTTGAGCGCGAAAGTGGATGGGCTTGGTAAGCGTTTGGATAATCAGGAGTTTTTGAATCGTGGGGTAGCTGTGGCGGTTTTGGCGGCGTTACTGGCGGGTTCGGCTAAGTTATTTGGATTATTACCCAAGGGTTGATTTTTGAGGTTAGGGGCGATCGCCAGGGAATGTCAATTTAATTTAAGCAACTGTTGGGTTATCAAGCTTCTATTGTTGTATAATGCTAATCGTCTTTCGTAACTTACTGTTGGTATGTGAAGCCTTTCTTCAGACTAGCTATCCACTAAAAAAATTAGGATCTGGACAGTGCGAAGTTCTAGGAAAATCAAGGAGTTTACTAGGGTTTCAGCCCCCAACGCCCTTCCATCCTCTTCAAGACCCACAATCGCTGAAAGGCTTTCAAAGCAAGGCTTTTAGGCATTTTGTTAAAATGTCTGACAGAGAATTTCGCACTCACCAGTTAGGATTATTATGTTTTTTGATTTTTTTACATAAATAGGAAATTTTTATGATCTCTTCCGTTTTGAGCCTAAGATTACAACACCTAGAGGCAAACATCAGGAAAATTCTAGAATTGCTTAATCAATATGAGATTGAGTTATTTGATAACAATGATCCTGGAGTAAGAAGTAGGTATCGTCGCCGTATAGAAGAGTTAAAACAACAAAAACTGAATTTTGAAAGTGAATTGACAGAATTACAGTCTCAACTAACTAATGAACAGTTCTTACAAACTCAAACTATTACCAGCCAATTGCAGATTATTGACAATAAAATAGAGATTATTGACAATAAAATAGATTTGCTTTTAGATAATCAATCTCAACTGAATCAAGTATTATTATCATATTTTGATCAGCAAGAACAAATACTTTTGTTACCCTTTACAGAGAAGCTAGACGAATCACAATTATTACAAATAAGCGCATCTTTAGAAGCGGTAGATAAAGACAAATTTTCTAAAGATGATATTGATTCAGTACTGCTTGAAATTAGAAATACACTAAAGTATATGAACCGTCAAAATCCTCTTTTGCCAGAAAGTAGTAAAGCTCTTTGGGGAATAATTGACGATCCAAAAATCGATGCTAAACATTCTCTTAAAGTAACCATTCCCATAATTCCTTTTATTCTTAATTATGAGGCAGAATTAGCATTGGGTACTAGTAGCAATCTGAGGGAAATTTGGGAATCAAAGTTTTCCAAAAAAAATCGCAATAATGAGGCTTATTTATGAGTTGGCATGAAGAGCGTAGATCTGATATTGAAAGTAATCTGCAAAAAATTCTGGAGTTACTTCGTGAATATGAACACAATTTGATTCTTGAGGATGATCCAGGAAAAAGCTCTGCTATACGAGATAAGATTGCTGGTCTTAAAGTAAAAATGAATGAGTGTCAAAATGATTTAGATTCATTAGAGAAAACAAAGCAACCAGAGAGAGATTTGGCACTGAAGATGACAAATATTAATTATGATGACATGAATTTTGTAATTGCAGCTTTATTAAGACAAAAAATCGACATTATTGACAATCAATCTATTGTCCCCCCGACTAATCCGAAAGAAAAAATGTCAAAAAACGGATTGACATCCAACATAGCGTTTTTATTACGTTGCGGAATGGCAAGTGCGGGTGAAGTTCGCCATTTAATTGAAAATAATGCGAAAATCAACTTTCCCGATGTACCAGAAAAGTTAAGAGCGACTCTTAATGCTGAATATATTAGACTACGAAAAGCGGGTATTTATGGTGATGATCTATTTAAACATTTACATGAATTTTCAAGTTGTAAAAGCTCCGATGCTAGTTGGCGGGCTGCTGGACTGGCGATTTTATGTTACTTTTTTGAAAGTTGCGATGTATTTGAGCCATGATATTACCAACAAAACATATCTCTACTCGTAATTCGTTGTTGGCTGTTGGTGCTACGATCATAGATAACCTGAATTATCCAAGAACAGTAACATCTCTTTGGAGCGATGTATCTAGCATCCCAGAAGTTGCTACATTTGAGAGATTTATTTTAGTCCTTGACCTTCTATATATAATTGGAGCAATTGAGATGGAAGAAGGGTTGCTTCGTAAACGAGAAACATGATTAATTCCGTTTTTGCAAATAAAGACTCATTTAAAACCGTTTATTTTACACCTGGGCTTAACGTAGTTCTTGCGGATAGAACTGAGACTTCTAGTGTAAGAGATTCACGTAATGGCGTAGGGAAATCAACTTTAATTGAAATTATTCATTTTTGTTTAGGAGCAAATCCTAATAAAAAGGCAGGGTTTACGGTCTCTTCATTGAGGGGATGGTCTTTTGGTCTAAATTTGACATTGAGAGATCAAGAAACTGTTGTCGTTAGAGGTATAGATGATCCATCAAAAGTTATCATTCAACGAGGAGATGTCAGTGAATGGCCTGTCAGAGCAAGTGTTGAAGATGGAGAAACCATTTTTAGAATTGATGATTGGAAAACTGTTCTTGGTTTTTTAGTGTTTAATCTTTCAATTAGTGAAGAAAGAAAATTTGTTCCTACGTTTCGTAGTCTGATCTCATATTTTATTCGACCA contains:
- a CDS encoding DUF4164 domain-containing protein → MTTTPKATVTYSIEDILARIEDKIDARFEKVDRQLTEINQRLTKLEVGQAELSGDIKALDERLSGEIKALDERLSGDIKTLSAKVDGLGKRLDNQEFLNRGVAVAVLAALLAGSAKLFGLLPKG